A DNA window from Anastrepha obliqua isolate idAnaObli1 chromosome 5, idAnaObli1_1.0, whole genome shotgun sequence contains the following coding sequences:
- the LOC129248498 gene encoding galectin-8-like isoform X4: MPCYKKHKSKSNKCYEDDEENKSSFYDYVEPLPVYQNEKIGTLKEGISFTITGKILLNCERFSINFVIENATRDVALHINPRLPQNYIVRNTKVKGVWGREEVSSALPFSLHRGSRFAMQIFITDSDYLISVNGIHFAKYAHRLPYTSVSTVEVKGDVEDVNMERADVECYPEHLPGVDPKEICVALDIFDEHPNGGDKSALIPYDEVDGSNLDWAPLGIKSTIALMKNVACGIPLPYYGLLPTNSLKVGRCLQIVGRVKLLPQSFYINLQKGQHYWPHPIIAFHFNPRFSKQSGAIGKAIVCRNAWFNGAWAEEERSELDTDFRPGKTFRLAIVCAENAFEVYLNDKLITEFKYRIKPDIVDTLYIQGDIKLRSVVLLSNLSPKGTRRIYTNPLFRYN; encoded by the exons AGTTCATTCTACGACTACGTGGAGCCGTTGCCCGTATATCAAAATGAGAAGATCGGCACTTTGAAGGAAGGCATCAGCTTCACCATTACCGGTAAAATTTTGCTCAATTGTGAGCG attttcgatCAATTTCGTTATCGAGAATGCAACACGAGATGTTGCGCTCCATATCAATCCACGCCTGCCGCAAAACTACATTGTACGCAACACCAAAGTGAAAGGCGTATGGGGCAGGGAGGAGGTTTCGTCAGCACTGCCATTCTCACTGCATCGTGGAAGCCGTTTCGCCATGCAGATTTTCATAACAGACAGCGATTATCTGATCTCCGTGAATGGTATACATTTTGCCAAATATGCGCATCGCTTGCCCTACACTTCGGTGTCGACAGTCGAGGTGAAGGGCGATGTGGAGGATGTGAACATGGAACGCGCCGATGTGGAATGCTATCCGGAGCATTTACCAGGCGTAGATCCCAAAGAGATATGTGTGGCTTTAGACATTTTCGATGAGCACCCCAATGGTGGCGATAAGTCCGCATTGATACCCTACGACGAAGTGGATGGCTCGAATTTGGATTGGGCGCCACTTGGCATAAAAAGCACGATTGCGCTAATGAAAAATGTCGCATGTGGTATACCACTACCCTACTACGGCCTCTTGCCGACTAATTCGTTGAAAGTGGGGCGTTGCCTTCAAATTGTGGGACGCGTCAAATTGTTGCCACAATCGTTCTACATCAACTTGCAAAAGGGTCAACACTATTGGCCGCATCCGATTATCGCATTTCATTTTAATCCGCGTTTCTCGAAACAGAGTGGCGCAATCGGCAAAGCGATTGTGTGTCGAAATGCTTGGTTCAATGGCGCTTGGGCGGAGGAGGAGCGTTCCGAATTGGACACAGACTTTCGGCCGGGCAAGACGTTTCGCTTGGCTATTGTGTGTGCGGAAAATGCATTCGAGGTGTATTTGAATGACAAACTCATAACAGAGTTCAAGTATCGCATCAAGCCGGATATAGTGGATaccctgtatatacagggtgatatTAAATTGCGAAGTGTTGTGCTGCTCAGCAATTTGTCGCCAAAGGGCACAAGACGCATTTACACAAATCCGCTCTTCAGATATAACTAA
- the LOC129248498 gene encoding galectin-8-like isoform X2, with the protein MSTRRICDLNEINENENLHGSKYFYASSFYDYVEPLPVYQNEKIGTLKEGISFTITGKILLNCERFSINFVIENATRDVALHINPRLPQNYIVRNTKVKGVWGREEVSSALPFSLHRGSRFAMQIFITDSDYLISVNGIHFAKYAHRLPYTSVSTVEVKGDVEDVNMERADVECYPEHLPGVDPKEICVALDIFDEHPNGGDKSALIPYDEVDGSNLDWAPLGIKSTIALMKNVACGIPLPYYGLLPTNSLKVGRCLQIVGRVKLLPQSFYINLQKGQHYWPHPIIAFHFNPRFSKQSGAIGKAIVCRNAWFNGAWAEEERSELDTDFRPGKTFRLAIVCAENAFEVYLNDKLITEFKYRIKPDIVDTLYIQGDIKLRSVVLLSNLSPKGTRRIYTNPLFRYN; encoded by the exons AGTTCATTCTACGACTACGTGGAGCCGTTGCCCGTATATCAAAATGAGAAGATCGGCACTTTGAAGGAAGGCATCAGCTTCACCATTACCGGTAAAATTTTGCTCAATTGTGAGCG attttcgatCAATTTCGTTATCGAGAATGCAACACGAGATGTTGCGCTCCATATCAATCCACGCCTGCCGCAAAACTACATTGTACGCAACACCAAAGTGAAAGGCGTATGGGGCAGGGAGGAGGTTTCGTCAGCACTGCCATTCTCACTGCATCGTGGAAGCCGTTTCGCCATGCAGATTTTCATAACAGACAGCGATTATCTGATCTCCGTGAATGGTATACATTTTGCCAAATATGCGCATCGCTTGCCCTACACTTCGGTGTCGACAGTCGAGGTGAAGGGCGATGTGGAGGATGTGAACATGGAACGCGCCGATGTGGAATGCTATCCGGAGCATTTACCAGGCGTAGATCCCAAAGAGATATGTGTGGCTTTAGACATTTTCGATGAGCACCCCAATGGTGGCGATAAGTCCGCATTGATACCCTACGACGAAGTGGATGGCTCGAATTTGGATTGGGCGCCACTTGGCATAAAAAGCACGATTGCGCTAATGAAAAATGTCGCATGTGGTATACCACTACCCTACTACGGCCTCTTGCCGACTAATTCGTTGAAAGTGGGGCGTTGCCTTCAAATTGTGGGACGCGTCAAATTGTTGCCACAATCGTTCTACATCAACTTGCAAAAGGGTCAACACTATTGGCCGCATCCGATTATCGCATTTCATTTTAATCCGCGTTTCTCGAAACAGAGTGGCGCAATCGGCAAAGCGATTGTGTGTCGAAATGCTTGGTTCAATGGCGCTTGGGCGGAGGAGGAGCGTTCCGAATTGGACACAGACTTTCGGCCGGGCAAGACGTTTCGCTTGGCTATTGTGTGTGCGGAAAATGCATTCGAGGTGTATTTGAATGACAAACTCATAACAGAGTTCAAGTATCGCATCAAGCCGGATATAGTGGATaccctgtatatacagggtgatatTAAATTGCGAAGTGTTGTGCTGCTCAGCAATTTGTCGCCAAAGGGCACAAGACGCATTTACACAAATCCGCTCTTCAGATATAACTAA
- the LOC129248498 gene encoding galectin-8-like isoform X3: protein MCFRGIFDCLFGCCKSKKAHGLNESSFYDYVEPLPVYQNEKIGTLKEGISFTITGKILLNCERFSINFVIENATRDVALHINPRLPQNYIVRNTKVKGVWGREEVSSALPFSLHRGSRFAMQIFITDSDYLISVNGIHFAKYAHRLPYTSVSTVEVKGDVEDVNMERADVECYPEHLPGVDPKEICVALDIFDEHPNGGDKSALIPYDEVDGSNLDWAPLGIKSTIALMKNVACGIPLPYYGLLPTNSLKVGRCLQIVGRVKLLPQSFYINLQKGQHYWPHPIIAFHFNPRFSKQSGAIGKAIVCRNAWFNGAWAEEERSELDTDFRPGKTFRLAIVCAENAFEVYLNDKLITEFKYRIKPDIVDTLYIQGDIKLRSVVLLSNLSPKGTRRIYTNPLFRYN from the exons AGTTCATTCTACGACTACGTGGAGCCGTTGCCCGTATATCAAAATGAGAAGATCGGCACTTTGAAGGAAGGCATCAGCTTCACCATTACCGGTAAAATTTTGCTCAATTGTGAGCG attttcgatCAATTTCGTTATCGAGAATGCAACACGAGATGTTGCGCTCCATATCAATCCACGCCTGCCGCAAAACTACATTGTACGCAACACCAAAGTGAAAGGCGTATGGGGCAGGGAGGAGGTTTCGTCAGCACTGCCATTCTCACTGCATCGTGGAAGCCGTTTCGCCATGCAGATTTTCATAACAGACAGCGATTATCTGATCTCCGTGAATGGTATACATTTTGCCAAATATGCGCATCGCTTGCCCTACACTTCGGTGTCGACAGTCGAGGTGAAGGGCGATGTGGAGGATGTGAACATGGAACGCGCCGATGTGGAATGCTATCCGGAGCATTTACCAGGCGTAGATCCCAAAGAGATATGTGTGGCTTTAGACATTTTCGATGAGCACCCCAATGGTGGCGATAAGTCCGCATTGATACCCTACGACGAAGTGGATGGCTCGAATTTGGATTGGGCGCCACTTGGCATAAAAAGCACGATTGCGCTAATGAAAAATGTCGCATGTGGTATACCACTACCCTACTACGGCCTCTTGCCGACTAATTCGTTGAAAGTGGGGCGTTGCCTTCAAATTGTGGGACGCGTCAAATTGTTGCCACAATCGTTCTACATCAACTTGCAAAAGGGTCAACACTATTGGCCGCATCCGATTATCGCATTTCATTTTAATCCGCGTTTCTCGAAACAGAGTGGCGCAATCGGCAAAGCGATTGTGTGTCGAAATGCTTGGTTCAATGGCGCTTGGGCGGAGGAGGAGCGTTCCGAATTGGACACAGACTTTCGGCCGGGCAAGACGTTTCGCTTGGCTATTGTGTGTGCGGAAAATGCATTCGAGGTGTATTTGAATGACAAACTCATAACAGAGTTCAAGTATCGCATCAAGCCGGATATAGTGGATaccctgtatatacagggtgatatTAAATTGCGAAGTGTTGTGCTGCTCAGCAATTTGTCGCCAAAGGGCACAAGACGCATTTACACAAATCCGCTCTTCAGATATAACTAA
- the LOC129248498 gene encoding galectin-8-like isoform X5, with protein sequence MFRVIVNYRNSSFYDYVEPLPVYQNEKIGTLKEGISFTITGKILLNCERFSINFVIENATRDVALHINPRLPQNYIVRNTKVKGVWGREEVSSALPFSLHRGSRFAMQIFITDSDYLISVNGIHFAKYAHRLPYTSVSTVEVKGDVEDVNMERADVECYPEHLPGVDPKEICVALDIFDEHPNGGDKSALIPYDEVDGSNLDWAPLGIKSTIALMKNVACGIPLPYYGLLPTNSLKVGRCLQIVGRVKLLPQSFYINLQKGQHYWPHPIIAFHFNPRFSKQSGAIGKAIVCRNAWFNGAWAEEERSELDTDFRPGKTFRLAIVCAENAFEVYLNDKLITEFKYRIKPDIVDTLYIQGDIKLRSVVLLSNLSPKGTRRIYTNPLFRYN encoded by the exons ATGTTTCGCGTGATTGTAAATTATCGAAAT AGTTCATTCTACGACTACGTGGAGCCGTTGCCCGTATATCAAAATGAGAAGATCGGCACTTTGAAGGAAGGCATCAGCTTCACCATTACCGGTAAAATTTTGCTCAATTGTGAGCG attttcgatCAATTTCGTTATCGAGAATGCAACACGAGATGTTGCGCTCCATATCAATCCACGCCTGCCGCAAAACTACATTGTACGCAACACCAAAGTGAAAGGCGTATGGGGCAGGGAGGAGGTTTCGTCAGCACTGCCATTCTCACTGCATCGTGGAAGCCGTTTCGCCATGCAGATTTTCATAACAGACAGCGATTATCTGATCTCCGTGAATGGTATACATTTTGCCAAATATGCGCATCGCTTGCCCTACACTTCGGTGTCGACAGTCGAGGTGAAGGGCGATGTGGAGGATGTGAACATGGAACGCGCCGATGTGGAATGCTATCCGGAGCATTTACCAGGCGTAGATCCCAAAGAGATATGTGTGGCTTTAGACATTTTCGATGAGCACCCCAATGGTGGCGATAAGTCCGCATTGATACCCTACGACGAAGTGGATGGCTCGAATTTGGATTGGGCGCCACTTGGCATAAAAAGCACGATTGCGCTAATGAAAAATGTCGCATGTGGTATACCACTACCCTACTACGGCCTCTTGCCGACTAATTCGTTGAAAGTGGGGCGTTGCCTTCAAATTGTGGGACGCGTCAAATTGTTGCCACAATCGTTCTACATCAACTTGCAAAAGGGTCAACACTATTGGCCGCATCCGATTATCGCATTTCATTTTAATCCGCGTTTCTCGAAACAGAGTGGCGCAATCGGCAAAGCGATTGTGTGTCGAAATGCTTGGTTCAATGGCGCTTGGGCGGAGGAGGAGCGTTCCGAATTGGACACAGACTTTCGGCCGGGCAAGACGTTTCGCTTGGCTATTGTGTGTGCGGAAAATGCATTCGAGGTGTATTTGAATGACAAACTCATAACAGAGTTCAAGTATCGCATCAAGCCGGATATAGTGGATaccctgtatatacagggtgatatTAAATTGCGAAGTGTTGTGCTGCTCAGCAATTTGTCGCCAAAGGGCACAAGACGCATTTACACAAATCCGCTCTTCAGATATAACTAA